The Xanthomonas fragariae genome has a segment encoding these proteins:
- a CDS encoding type I secretion system permease/ATPase — MSGESASLSLLEGGSSLQDRPDLGLQGLVLLAQFHGVAADALQLAHGFGRGGEPFDETTLLLAAKQLELKAKVVAQPAARIGMAALPALALVPDGDAFIVAKVGADQILIHDLVEKRPRSISPAEFEARYQGRLLQVASRASVLGDLAKFDFSWFIPAVVKYRKLMLEVFLVSFFIQLFALITPLFYQVVMDKVLVHNGLTTLDVIAIGLVSMAVFDVLLSGLRTYVFAHTTSKIDVELGARLFRHVLSLPLAYFESRRVGDTIARVRELENIRNFLTGQALTSVLDLFFTVVFLSVMFWYSGWLTLIVVLSLPLYATISGLITPVLRQRLNEKFARGADNQSFLVETVSGIGTVKAMAVDPRVTRTWDNQLAGYVSAGFNVTRIATLGQQGVQLVQKLTAVAVLFWGAKLVMEGKLSIGQLIAFNMLSGQVTAPIIRLAQLWQDFQQVGISVERLGDILNTRTEVPGSRLALPPIRGQVTFDRVTFRYRPDAPEVLNRIELDIRPGEIIGIVGRSGSGKSTLTKLVQRLYTPERGRVLIDGQDLALADPAWLRRQLGVVLQENFLFNRSVRENIALTDPGMPLERVIHAAKLAGAHEFILELPEGYDTKVGEHGTGLSGGQRQRIAIARALIGDPRILILDEATSALDYESEHAVMSNMRAICKGRTVLIIAHRLFTVRQANRIVVVEKGRIIESGSHAELVDRPEGQYAHLYRLQQGTP, encoded by the coding sequence ATGTCAGGGGAAAGTGCGTCGCTCTCGTTGCTCGAGGGAGGATCGTCGTTGCAAGACCGACCGGATCTGGGGCTGCAGGGGTTGGTTCTGCTGGCGCAATTTCATGGCGTTGCCGCCGACGCGTTGCAGCTGGCGCATGGTTTTGGCCGAGGCGGCGAGCCATTCGATGAAACCACGCTGCTGTTGGCCGCCAAGCAATTGGAGCTTAAAGCCAAAGTCGTGGCCCAACCAGCCGCGCGGATCGGCATGGCCGCGTTACCGGCCCTGGCCCTGGTGCCGGATGGCGACGCCTTCATCGTTGCCAAGGTCGGCGCGGACCAGATCCTGATCCACGATCTGGTCGAAAAGCGGCCGCGCTCCATCTCGCCCGCTGAGTTCGAAGCGCGTTACCAAGGGCGATTGTTGCAGGTGGCCTCGCGGGCTTCGGTACTCGGCGACCTCGCCAAGTTCGACTTCAGCTGGTTCATTCCGGCAGTGGTCAAGTACCGCAAGCTGATGCTTGAGGTCTTCCTCGTCTCGTTCTTCATCCAGCTGTTCGCGCTGATCACGCCACTGTTCTATCAAGTAGTAATGGACAAGGTGCTGGTGCATAACGGCCTGACTACTTTGGACGTCATCGCAATCGGGCTGGTCTCGATGGCGGTGTTCGATGTGTTGCTATCGGGCCTGCGCACCTACGTCTTCGCACACACCACCAGCAAGATCGACGTGGAGCTGGGTGCGCGTTTGTTCCGGCACGTGTTGTCGCTGCCGCTGGCGTATTTCGAGTCGCGGCGGGTCGGCGACACCATTGCGCGCGTCCGCGAGCTGGAGAACATCCGCAACTTCCTGACCGGGCAGGCGCTGACTTCGGTACTGGACCTGTTCTTTACGGTGGTTTTTCTGTCGGTGATGTTCTGGTACAGCGGTTGGCTGACCTTGATCGTGGTGCTGTCGTTGCCGCTGTACGCCACGATTTCCGGTTTGATCACCCCGGTGCTGCGCCAGCGTTTGAACGAGAAGTTCGCGCGTGGCGCAGACAACCAATCCTTTTTGGTCGAGACGGTCAGCGGTATCGGCACGGTCAAGGCGATGGCGGTGGATCCGCGCGTGACCCGCACCTGGGACAACCAGCTGGCCGGCTATGTCAGTGCCGGTTTCAACGTCACCCGCATCGCAACGCTGGGCCAGCAGGGCGTGCAGCTGGTGCAGAAGCTCACTGCCGTCGCAGTGCTGTTCTGGGGCGCCAAGCTGGTGATGGAAGGCAAGCTGTCGATCGGTCAGTTGATTGCCTTCAACATGTTGTCCGGCCAGGTTACCGCACCGATCATCCGGCTGGCTCAGTTGTGGCAGGACTTCCAGCAGGTCGGTATTTCGGTCGAGCGCTTGGGCGACATTCTCAATACGCGCACCGAGGTTCCAGGCAGCCGCCTGGCATTGCCGCCGATTCGCGGACAGGTAACGTTCGACCGGGTGACGTTTCGCTATCGGCCGGATGCACCCGAGGTGCTCAACCGGATCGAGCTGGATATCCGCCCAGGTGAAATCATCGGCATCGTCGGTCGTTCCGGATCCGGCAAGAGCACGCTGACCAAGCTGGTGCAGCGGCTTTACACGCCCGAGCGGGGGCGGGTGCTGATCGATGGCCAGGATCTGGCGCTGGCCGATCCTGCCTGGCTGCGTCGTCAGCTAGGTGTGGTGTTGCAGGAAAACTTCCTGTTCAACCGCAGCGTGCGCGAGAACATCGCCTTGACCGATCCCGGCATGCCGCTGGAGCGGGTGATCCATGCCGCCAAGCTGGCAGGCGCCCACGAATTCATTCTAGAGCTGCCCGAAGGCTACGACACCAAGGTTGGTGAGCACGGCACCGGTTTGTCTGGCGGGCAGCGCCAGCGCATTGCGATCGCGCGCGCACTGATCGGCGACCCACGCATTCTGATTCTCGATGAGGCCACCAGCGCCCTGGATTACGAATCGGAACACGCGGTGATGAGCAATATGCGCGCCATCTGCAAGGGACGCACCGTGCTGATCATCGCCCATCGTCTGTTCACCGTACGGCAGGCCAATCGCATCGTCGTGGTGGAGAAGGGGCGCATCATCGAGAGCGGCTCGCACGCCGAGTTGGTCGACCGGCCGGAAGGCCAGTACGCGCATCTATACAGATTGCAACAGGGGACACCATGA